A window of the Chloroflexota bacterium genome harbors these coding sequences:
- a CDS encoding ribonuclease HI family protein produces the protein MPHTKADFTVVFDGGSKGNPGPGYGSFVLMRNADGAQKRQRLNLGARMTSNEAEYDTLIRALEALLDWIREMGLQAHEVTVEVRGDSQLVMRQVQGTWKAREPRMAARRDRVVALASRLGAVRWVEQPRAASVRLLGH, from the coding sequence TTGCCGCATACCAAGGCGGACTTCACCGTGGTCTTTGACGGCGGGAGCAAGGGCAACCCCGGCCCCGGGTATGGCAGTTTCGTGTTGATGCGCAACGCCGATGGCGCGCAGAAGAGGCAGCGCCTGAATCTGGGCGCTCGCATGACCAGCAACGAGGCCGAGTACGACACGCTGATCCGCGCCCTGGAGGCGCTGCTGGATTGGATTCGCGAGATGGGCCTGCAGGCGCATGAGGTTACGGTGGAAGTGCGCGGGGACAGCCAACTGGTCATGCGCCAGGTTCAGGGCACGTGGAAAGCGAGGGAGCCGCGGATGGCAGCGCGGCGCGACCGCGTTGTGGCGCTCGCAAGCCGATTGGGCGCTGTGCGGTGGGTGGAGCAGCCCCGCGCGGCCTCGGTGCGGCTGCTGGGGCACTGA